The Leifsonia sp. ZF2019 DNA segment AAAGACCTGACCGGTCTCGACCTGGGGGCGATCCTCGGCTCCCTCGCGGGAGGGGCGCTCGGCGCGACCGCGCTCGGCGCTGCAGCTCCGGGCACCGCGACGCGCGTCGAGCGGCCGACGTCCCCGGCGACGACGGCCGGCGAGTAGCCTCCAGCGACGACGACGACGACGGCCGGCCGGCCGGCGGGACTACCCGTCGGTGTCCGGCCGTGTCGCTTCCCGGGAATCCGCCTCACCCGGGTCTGCGGGCAGCGGCAGCTCGCGGCCGAGTTCGCGCGGGCTCGAGTGGTCGTGGCGGAGGTACTGCGTCCGCTCGTTGAGGAAGGAGACGACCGTGGCGCTAGCGGTGCCGACGATGGCGATGCCGCCGATCATCAAGACCACGGCGAGGACGCGGCCGGTGATCGTCACCGGGTAGAAGTCGCCGTAGCCGACGGTCGCCATCGTGACGCACGCCCACCAGACTGCATCGCCGAAGCTGTGGATGTTGCCGCCCGGCGCGTAGCGTTCGGCGCGGTAGACGGCGAGGGCGATCGTGTAGATGAACATCACGACGAAGGCTCCGGCGATCACCAGCACCCGTCGTCGCACGTGGGCGGGGGAGTCGCCGCGGAAGCCGTGGATACGGCTCAGCCCGGTCAGCAGCCGGAACGGCCGCGCCATCGGCAGAAACACCGAGAGCAGATCGACCTTGTTGCGGCGCACGAAGCGCACCTTGTCGTCGGCGAGCGCGAACCGGATCACGTAGTCGACCAGGAAGAACAGCCAGACAGCCAGGAGAACCCCCACGAGCAGCGCGTGCAGCCACCGTGCCGGGCGCTCGTCGAGGATCTCCCAGCTGTAGGCGATCAGGAAGACGACGCTGGCGACCACGCCGGGCCAGGCGGTCGCCCGCTCCCAGCGCTCGCGCCCGGCGTCGTCGCCCACGCCTCAGCCCTCCCTGACCTGCAGCGGGCCCTTGTGGAAGCGGTACGGGGCGGCCTGGGCGACGGGCTTCACCACGATGAGGTCGAGGTCGACGTGCCGCGGCAGCTCCAGGGCGTGCACGATGGTCTCGGCGATGTCCTCCGCGCTGAGCGGCTCGGGAACGTCCTCATAGACCGCGTCGCGCTTCTCCTTGTCGCCGCCGAAGCGCACCAGGGAGAACTCCTCGGTCGCGACCATCCCGGGCGCGACCTCGACGACCCGGATGGGCTCGCCGTTGAGCTCGAGCCGCAGCACCTCCGTCAGCGCGTGCTGTGCGAACTTCGCGGCGTTGTAGCCTCCGCCGCCGACGTACGCCTGATGGCCCGCGATGGAGGTGAGGTTGAGGATGTCGGCATGGCCGGTCTCGGCCGCGCCCGCCCGCAGCAGCGGCAGCAGCGCGCTGATCACCCGCTTGGTGCCGAGCACGTTGATCTCGTACATCCAGGCCCAGTCGTCGACGCTCGAGCCCTCGACCGAGTCGAGCCCCTTCGCCCCGCCGGCGTTGTTGACGAGGGCGTGCACGCTCCCCGTGGCCGCGAGATGGTCGCGGAGCGCGTCGACGTCGCTCTGCTTCGTGAGGTCGGCGGCGAACACGTCGGCCCCGGTCTGGTCCGCCAGCGCGCGCAGCCGGTCCGCGCGGCGGGCGACGCCCACGACATCCCAGCCCCGCTCGCGGAAGAGGCGGACCGCCGCCGCCCCGATGCCCGAACTCGCTCCCGTAACGACCACACGTCTGCTCATGGATCCCATTCTCACGGGTTACGGCGTGTTTCGGGCGCGTTGCCGCCCTGCGAGGCGCCCTCTACCCTGGCAGGGAGGCGGTGGCAGGGCCGCTCGACGATTTTCACCCGAAGGAGCTACGCCATGACCGACGCCGCTGACTGGCAGTTCGAGACCAAGCAGATCCACACCGGCGCTGCGCCCGACCCCGTGACGAACGCCCGGGCCACGCCGATCTACCAGACCACCTCCTACGTCTTCAACAACGCGGAGCACGCCAAGAACCTGTTCGCCCTCGCGGAGTTCGGCAATATCTACACCCGCATCCAGAACCCGACCCAGGCCGTCGTCGAGGAGCGCGTCGCCGCGCTCGAAGGGGGCACCGGCGCCCTCCTCGTCGCCTCGGGCCAGGCCGCGGAGACGTTCGCGGTGCTGAACATCGCCCAGGCCGGCGACCACATCGTCTCGTCGAGCTCGATCTACGGCGGCACGTACAATCTCTTCAAGTACACGCTGGCCAAGCTCGGCATCGAGACCACGTTCGTCGAGAACCAGGACGACGCCGAGGAATGGCGCCGTGCGGTCCGCCCGAACACCAAGCTCTTCTTCGCCGAGACCATCGGAAACCCCAAGATCAACATCCTCGACATCGCGCTCGTCGCCGACGTCGCGCACGAGGCCGGTGTGCCGCTCATCGTGGACAACACGATCGCGACCCCGTACCTGATCCGCCCGTTCGAGCACGGCGCCGACATCGTCGTGCACTCGGCCACGAAGTTCCTGGGCGGCCACGGCACCGTCATCGGCGGCATCGTCGTCGACGGCGGCCGCTTCGAGTGGTCGAAGAACGTCGAGAAGTTCCCGGGCCTCACCGAGCCGGACCCGTCGTACCACGGCGCCAGCTACACCGCCGCGGTCGGCGACGGGATCGCCTACATCATCAAGGCGCGCGTGCAGCTGCTCCGCGACCTGGGCTCGGCGATCGCCCCGGCCAGCGCCTGGCAGCTCATCCAGGGCATCGAGACGCTCTCGCTGCGCGTCGAGCGCCACACCCAGAACGCGCAGGAGATCGCGGAGTTCCTGGAGGCGCATCCCGACGTCGCCACGGTCAACTACTCGGGCCTGCCCACCAGCCCCTGGTACGCCGCCGCCAACAAGTACGCTCCCAAGGGCGTCGGCGCGGTGCTCTCGTTCGAGCTCAAGGGCGGGGTGGACGCGGGCCGCGCGCTCGTCGACAACCTCGCGCTGTTCAGCCACCTCGCCAACATCGGCGACGTGCGCAGCCTCGTCATCCACCCGGCATCGACCACGCACTCGCAGCTGACCCCCGAGCAGCAGCTCACCGCGGGCGTCACGCCCGGCCTGGTGCGCCTCTCGGTCGGCCTGGAGAACATCGACGACCTGAAGGCCGACCTCTCGGCCGGCCTCGCCGCTGCCCGGTCGGTCGCCGAGGCCGCGCGCGCGTAACCTCCGAGAAGTTCCCGAGACGTGAGTCGTTGCGGGTCCCGGACACTCCGGTCCCGCGACGACTCACGTCTCGTTCGTCAGACGACGGGGTCCGCGAGCATCGGCTCCGCGTCCGAGAACGCCAGCTTGGGCACGAAGAAGAGGAGCACGGCGGCGGCGATCGCGCCGAGGCCGCAGATGGCCCAGACGAGCATGTAGCCGAACAGGCTCGCGGCCGTCGCCGTGACGGTCGCGGCGCCCGCCAGAAGGACGACGCCGAACACCGCGGAGGCGAAGGAGCCCCCGACCGTCTTCGTCGTGTTGGTCATGGCCGTGGCGACACCGGTCTGGCCGCGCGGGGCAGCTGCGGCCGCCGCGGCGGGGAGAGCACCGACGAGCGCGCCCGAGCCGATGCCCGCGATCGCCATGTTGGTGAACACCTCCCACGTCTCCAGGTGGAACGGCAGGAACATCAGGTAGCCGATCCCGACCAGGAAAGCGGCGATGATGAGCGTGATCCGCGGGCTCAGCCAG contains these protein-coding regions:
- a CDS encoding potassium channel family protein: MGDDAGRERWERATAWPGVVASVVFLIAYSWEILDERPARWLHALLVGVLLAVWLFFLVDYVIRFALADDKVRFVRRNKVDLLSVFLPMARPFRLLTGLSRIHGFRGDSPAHVRRRVLVIAGAFVVMFIYTIALAVYRAERYAPGGNIHSFGDAVWWACVTMATVGYGDFYPVTITGRVLAVVLMIGGIAIVGTASATVVSFLNERTQYLRHDHSSPRELGRELPLPADPGEADSREATRPDTDG
- a CDS encoding bifunctional o-acetylhomoserine/o-acetylserine sulfhydrylase; translation: MTDAADWQFETKQIHTGAAPDPVTNARATPIYQTTSYVFNNAEHAKNLFALAEFGNIYTRIQNPTQAVVEERVAALEGGTGALLVASGQAAETFAVLNIAQAGDHIVSSSSIYGGTYNLFKYTLAKLGIETTFVENQDDAEEWRRAVRPNTKLFFAETIGNPKINILDIALVADVAHEAGVPLIVDNTIATPYLIRPFEHGADIVVHSATKFLGGHGTVIGGIVVDGGRFEWSKNVEKFPGLTEPDPSYHGASYTAAVGDGIAYIIKARVQLLRDLGSAIAPASAWQLIQGIETLSLRVERHTQNAQEIAEFLEAHPDVATVNYSGLPTSPWYAAANKYAPKGVGAVLSFELKGGVDAGRALVDNLALFSHLANIGDVRSLVIHPASTTHSQLTPEQQLTAGVTPGLVRLSVGLENIDDLKADLSAGLAAARSVAEAARA
- a CDS encoding SDR family oxidoreductase translates to MSRRVVVTGASSGIGAAAVRLFRERGWDVVGVARRADRLRALADQTGADVFAADLTKQSDVDALRDHLAATGSVHALVNNAGGAKGLDSVEGSSVDDWAWMYEINVLGTKRVISALLPLLRAGAAETGHADILNLTSIAGHQAYVGGGGYNAAKFAQHALTEVLRLELNGEPIRVVEVAPGMVATEEFSLVRFGGDKEKRDAVYEDVPEPLSAEDIAETIVHALELPRHVDLDLIVVKPVAQAAPYRFHKGPLQVREG